A section of the Spirosoma pollinicola genome encodes:
- a CDS encoding AAA domain-containing protein, giving the protein MDYFKNLLDLLKAEREEDRNQYRRLTETTSIAERRANGLTWYPIAIRGSEMSRGDYVTVEVERTTHQDITHQLRSGMPALFFSNHDPKKDRVEGTISYQSGNRLKITLLTDELPEWSSDGKLGVEILFDDKSYDEMQDALKTANTLSQDPKNRLVNILTGETSPTFHPETPKTNIPRLNDSQLRAVEKILVANELAIVHGPPGTGKTTTLVQAIKALIKQDHKKILVVAPSNTAVDLLSEKLHEEGLNVLRVGNPARVSERLMALTLDHKMADHSLMKEAKKLKKQANEFKNMAHKYKRSFGKAERDQRKALFDEAHRIMKDVGNTEQYIIDDLVAKAQVITATLVGSNQYMIRNLTFHTVVIDEAGQALEPACWIPILKAQKLVLAGDHCQLSPTIKSTEAARKGLSTTLLEKCVTLHPEAVTLLEEQYRMHEHIMGYSSQVFYDNRLRAHSSVAAHALFPGDSSLVFIDTAGCGFNEKLEGTSSTNPEEAALLMKHLTQMTLELGPHYTPENFPSIAIISPYKQQLNILNEQLQHTPELQPYRHKIAVNTIDSFQGQERDIVYISMTRSNDQGEIGFLSDVRRMNVAMTRARKKLVIVGDSATLAGLPFYADFITYAENLNAYQSAWEWI; this is encoded by the coding sequence ATGGATTATTTTAAAAACCTGCTCGACTTACTAAAAGCTGAACGAGAAGAAGACCGTAATCAGTACCGACGACTCACAGAAACCACTTCCATTGCCGAACGGCGGGCCAATGGACTAACCTGGTATCCTATCGCCATTAGAGGATCAGAAATGAGCCGGGGCGATTATGTAACGGTGGAGGTGGAACGTACCACGCACCAGGATATAACACACCAGTTACGGTCGGGGATGCCCGCATTGTTTTTCAGCAACCACGACCCTAAAAAAGACCGGGTCGAAGGCACGATATCCTACCAGAGTGGGAATCGGCTTAAGATCACCCTGCTTACCGACGAGCTTCCCGAGTGGTCGAGTGATGGCAAATTAGGTGTCGAAATTCTCTTTGACGACAAGAGTTATGACGAGATGCAGGACGCCCTCAAAACGGCGAATACACTCAGCCAGGATCCAAAAAACCGACTGGTGAACATCCTCACGGGTGAGACCTCCCCTACCTTTCATCCAGAAACGCCAAAAACCAATATTCCCCGGTTGAACGACAGCCAGCTTCGGGCCGTCGAAAAGATTCTGGTTGCCAATGAACTGGCTATTGTTCATGGCCCTCCCGGAACCGGCAAAACCACTACTTTAGTCCAAGCCATTAAGGCGCTGATTAAGCAGGACCACAAGAAAATACTGGTTGTTGCGCCCAGCAATACGGCAGTCGACCTGTTGAGCGAAAAACTACATGAGGAAGGTTTGAATGTGCTCCGGGTGGGTAATCCGGCCCGTGTATCCGAGCGGTTGATGGCGCTCACGCTGGATCATAAAATGGCCGATCACAGCCTGATGAAAGAGGCTAAGAAGCTAAAAAAACAGGCGAATGAGTTCAAAAACATGGCGCATAAATACAAGCGCAGTTTTGGAAAAGCCGAACGTGACCAGCGAAAAGCTCTCTTCGATGAGGCCCATCGGATCATGAAAGATGTGGGTAATACCGAACAATACATCATTGATGATCTGGTAGCGAAAGCGCAGGTTATTACGGCAACACTTGTCGGTTCCAACCAGTACATGATTCGTAATCTTACCTTTCATACGGTCGTCATCGACGAAGCTGGGCAAGCCTTGGAACCTGCCTGCTGGATACCTATTCTGAAAGCGCAGAAATTAGTACTGGCCGGTGACCATTGTCAGTTATCGCCCACTATTAAGTCGACCGAAGCGGCCCGAAAGGGGCTGAGTACTACCCTGCTGGAAAAGTGCGTGACCCTTCACCCCGAAGCCGTAACCCTGCTCGAAGAACAATATCGGATGCATGAGCACATCATGGGCTACTCATCGCAGGTGTTTTACGACAATCGGTTGCGGGCGCATTCGTCTGTGGCGGCTCATGCGCTGTTTCCGGGCGATAGTTCCCTCGTCTTTATCGACACGGCGGGTTGCGGATTTAACGAGAAACTGGAAGGCACAAGCTCAACAAACCCGGAAGAGGCCGCCCTGTTAATGAAGCATTTAACCCAGATGACCCTTGAACTAGGCCCACATTACACGCCGGAGAACTTTCCAAGTATTGCCATCATATCGCCTTACAAGCAACAGCTAAACATACTGAATGAACAACTGCAACACACCCCCGAACTACAGCCATACCGACATAAAATAGCGGTCAACACAATTGATAGTTTTCAGGGGCAGGAACGCGACATTGTGTACATTTCCATGACTCGCAGTAACGACCAGGGGGAGATTGGCTTCCTGTCAGACGTGCGCCGAATGAACGTAGCCATGACCCGCGCCCGTAAAAAACTGGTGATTGTGGGCGATAGTGCCACATTGGCGGGCCTTCCCTTTTATGCCGATTTCATCACCTACGCCGAAAACCTCAATGCCTACCAGAGTGCGTGGGAGTGGATATGA
- a CDS encoding FKBP-type peptidyl-prolyl cis-trans isomerase, whose amino-acid sequence MKNYSFALLFLILIASGCQQADQGPCTEPVVSIKAHYEDITTLKQYIDSSHIAAKFDERGFYYTIDAPGSGKKPDACANVTVNYSGKLTNGKTFDSASGISFYLNQLILGWQEGIPLVGPGGSITLYLPPSLAYGSQDQNDIPGNSILVFKIDLVKIN is encoded by the coding sequence ATGAAAAACTATTCATTTGCGCTTCTATTTTTAATACTCATCGCGAGCGGTTGCCAACAGGCCGATCAAGGCCCCTGCACCGAGCCAGTTGTTTCGATAAAGGCACATTATGAGGATATCACCACACTGAAACAGTATATAGACTCCAGTCATATTGCCGCTAAATTTGATGAGCGTGGGTTTTATTATACCATCGATGCTCCCGGCTCAGGGAAAAAACCAGATGCGTGTGCAAACGTGACCGTTAATTACAGCGGCAAACTCACCAATGGAAAAACGTTCGATAGTGCTTCAGGCATCAGCTTTTACTTGAACCAACTCATTTTAGGCTGGCAGGAGGGAATCCCCCTGGTGGGACCGGGTGGTAGCATCACGCTCTATCTACCGCCAAGTCTGGCCTATGGTTCGCAGGATCAGAACGATATTCCGGGTAATTCAATTCTGGTGTTTAAGATTGACTTGGTTAAGATTAATTAG
- a CDS encoding alpha/beta hydrolase encodes MENQSYILHKDLSYLPGGHERQHLDLYLPRHGNQFPLIIWFHGGGFMRGTKDPSPRNQIPLDYLEKGFAVAAVGYRLSHEALFPGAVHDAKAAVGWLRQHAEEYQLDANRFVAWGHSAGGYLSTMVGLTGWSGQLLGVDYTPFQSRVSGVISESSPINFLSMDDQKLDDGLTHNVADSSESLFMGNPIQAIPELVTTSNPVQYLNSAYVPRFLVFHGDQDKHVPYQQSMELVEALTNAGASVDWHLLPDVGHFDINREQYEPLIDAFLVNHRS; translated from the coding sequence ATGGAAAATCAGTCGTACATACTTCATAAAGACCTTTCCTACCTTCCGGGTGGTCATGAGCGTCAGCATCTCGATTTATATCTGCCCCGACATGGGAACCAATTTCCTCTTATTATCTGGTTTCACGGGGGCGGCTTTATGCGGGGAACTAAAGATCCAAGCCCCAGGAATCAGATTCCACTGGACTATCTTGAAAAAGGCTTTGCGGTGGCAGCTGTAGGCTATCGCCTGAGCCACGAAGCTTTATTTCCGGGAGCTGTTCATGATGCGAAAGCGGCCGTTGGCTGGCTGAGACAGCATGCTGAGGAATATCAGTTAGATGCAAATCGCTTTGTAGCCTGGGGGCACTCAGCTGGCGGTTATTTAAGTACAATGGTTGGTCTTACGGGCTGGAGCGGGCAGTTGCTGGGTGTAGACTATACGCCGTTTCAATCCCGGGTGTCGGGGGTGATCAGTGAATCCAGCCCAATCAATTTCCTGAGTATGGACGACCAGAAACTAGATGATGGTTTAACTCACAATGTCGCTGACTCGTCCGAGTCCCTATTTATGGGTAACCCCATTCAGGCCATACCGGAACTGGTTACAACCTCGAATCCCGTACAATATCTGAATAGTGCTTACGTGCCCCGCTTTCTGGTATTTCACGGAGACCAGGACAAGCATGTTCCATACCAGCAAAGTATGGAACTGGTTGAAGCCCTGACCAACGCCGGTGCATCCGTTGACTGGCACCTGCTGCCAGATGTAGGTCACTTTGATATTAACCGGGAGCAATATGAGCCTCTGATCGATGCTTTTTTGGTCAATCATAGAAGCTGA
- a CDS encoding cupin domain-containing protein, translating into MNTTHPPAYLLRSGEGQNVRFNGADISLINSRDQSGGLMEIVEVLAPQGFKLPAHTHTKTHKSLFVLSGELLLSFSEKTYHLKEGDFGHIPKGVAHQIECVVPATKTLYFSGAGGLNSLFAELAQNEKAGKSDLYAVSSTVDFQLVDGFLPVLPAVEVTNLERPDGCQPYAIAKGGGEHLIVEDQLQTFMVRQNNTDGQYLFVLTEGPKGGAIIQHYHKLHSECFYSLEGNMTMWNDGKIVPLNPGDFLFVPAYTKHTYRLESPYTKFIGMLSPGVFEPFFDALCTPYPEHTLPEKPGPARFDRVLKNYGKLDLYFVSPPPDNSMNPVQATMVRFSFWLAGILASKK; encoded by the coding sequence ATGAATACAACACATCCACCGGCTTATTTATTAAGATCCGGCGAAGGCCAAAACGTGCGTTTTAACGGGGCCGACATTTCCCTTATTAACTCTCGTGACCAATCGGGAGGGTTAATGGAGATCGTTGAGGTGCTGGCACCGCAAGGGTTTAAACTACCCGCTCATACGCATACAAAAACGCATAAAAGCCTTTTTGTGCTGTCGGGCGAACTCCTGTTGTCTTTTTCTGAAAAAACATACCACCTGAAAGAAGGCGATTTTGGCCATATACCCAAAGGGGTTGCTCATCAGATTGAGTGTGTGGTCCCAGCAACAAAGACGTTATATTTTTCGGGAGCGGGTGGCTTAAACTCCTTGTTTGCCGAATTAGCACAAAACGAAAAGGCGGGCAAAAGCGACCTTTATGCCGTTTCGTCAACCGTAGATTTTCAGTTGGTTGACGGGTTTTTGCCTGTACTCCCAGCCGTAGAAGTAACTAATCTGGAGCGCCCTGATGGATGCCAGCCCTACGCGATTGCGAAAGGGGGTGGAGAGCATTTGATCGTGGAAGATCAATTGCAAACCTTTATGGTTAGACAAAATAATACCGATGGACAGTATCTGTTCGTTCTGACCGAAGGCCCCAAAGGAGGAGCAATTATCCAGCATTATCACAAACTTCATTCCGAATGTTTTTACTCGCTGGAAGGGAACATGACCATGTGGAATGATGGGAAGATCGTACCGCTAAATCCCGGCGATTTTTTGTTTGTACCGGCCTATACAAAACATACATACCGGCTGGAAAGTCCGTATACCAAGTTTATCGGGATGTTAAGTCCAGGCGTATTTGAGCCCTTTTTCGATGCTTTATGTACGCCCTACCCGGAGCATACCCTACCTGAAAAACCCGGTCCCGCCCGCTTCGACCGGGTTTTGAAGAATTATGGAAAGCTGGATTTGTACTTTGTGTCGCCCCCTCCCGATAATTCCATGAATCCAGTTCAGGCTACTATGGTCCGGTTTTCCTTTTGGCTGGCCGGTATACTCGCATCCAAAAAGTAA
- the chrA gene encoding chromate efflux transporter, translated as MLPYLSTAQPVRRIRYIIFLKDVLILALTTFGGPQVHLAMFYDRFVQKRRYLTEEELLELNALGQVLPGPTSTQTITAIGFKIGGPNLAYITLLIWVLPAVSLMTAAGMGIYYIEQQKLSLQFARFIQPMAVGFMVVAGYRIGQKVIKNKVSLALALTAAIVAYMFRSPVMTPIVLLVGGLTTALTYKQQERMTKKPLHVQWANFFLWFGVFIGAATLGAYTQLLPVRLFENFYRNGSFVFGGGQVLTPLLYNEFVAFKHYLTREEFLSGLGLVQAVPGPVFAFASYIGALSMRDSGLGGQFWGSFISTAGIFLPGTFFIFFVYRFWEQLKRYRVVRASLEGINAASTGLTAAAAIALFEPMAPHWPSVVVVMVTIGVLLYTKIPPYVLIIVGLVAGIVL; from the coding sequence ATGCTGCCTTACCTGTCCACTGCCCAGCCCGTACGCCGAATTCGTTACATCATCTTTCTGAAAGATGTGCTTATTCTGGCGCTAACGACGTTTGGCGGGCCGCAGGTGCATCTGGCCATGTTTTATGATCGGTTTGTTCAGAAACGTCGATACCTTACCGAAGAAGAATTGCTGGAGTTGAATGCTTTAGGGCAGGTTTTGCCGGGTCCAACCTCGACTCAGACAATTACGGCCATTGGGTTTAAAATTGGTGGCCCTAACCTCGCTTATATCACCCTATTGATTTGGGTATTGCCCGCAGTTAGCCTAATGACTGCCGCCGGGATGGGTATTTATTATATCGAACAACAAAAGCTGTCGCTGCAATTTGCCCGATTTATTCAGCCCATGGCCGTTGGGTTTATGGTAGTAGCTGGGTATCGAATTGGCCAGAAAGTTATCAAGAATAAAGTTAGCCTGGCTTTAGCGCTTACGGCAGCGATTGTGGCTTATATGTTTCGGTCGCCGGTGATGACACCCATTGTATTGCTGGTCGGGGGCCTCACTACGGCGCTCACTTACAAACAACAGGAACGAATGACAAAGAAGCCCCTGCATGTGCAGTGGGCTAATTTTTTTTTATGGTTTGGCGTATTCATCGGAGCGGCCACACTGGGTGCTTACACGCAGTTACTACCGGTTCGGTTATTTGAGAATTTTTACCGGAATGGTAGTTTTGTTTTTGGTGGCGGGCAGGTGCTAACCCCCTTGCTCTACAACGAGTTTGTCGCCTTTAAACACTACCTGACCCGCGAGGAGTTTTTGTCGGGACTGGGGTTGGTCCAAGCCGTTCCGGGGCCTGTCTTTGCCTTTGCATCGTATATCGGGGCCTTATCCATGCGCGATTCCGGGCTTGGTGGTCAATTTTGGGGCAGTTTCATTTCGACTGCCGGAATTTTCCTGCCCGGTACGTTCTTTATTTTCTTTGTCTATCGGTTCTGGGAGCAGCTAAAACGTTACCGCGTGGTGCGGGCGTCGCTGGAAGGCATCAATGCGGCCAGCACGGGCTTAACGGCGGCTGCAGCCATAGCCCTGTTTGAACCAATGGCACCCCACTGGCCGTCGGTTGTAGTTGTGATGGTCACAATTGGGGTTCTCCTATACACCAAGATTCCTCCTTACGTATTGATTATCGTTGGCTTGGTGGCAGGAATTGTATTGTGA
- a CDS encoding isopenicillin N synthase family dioxygenase: MVEEELYDEIPSLDLADFTSGDPELKANFVQNLGRAFNQIGFVAIRNHGLTSELTKKLYDSAKGFFSSPDALKQKYEHPELSGQRGYIGKGKETAKGFKVADLKEFYHIGQPEPEGEMPANVLPEEFPAFSQSTVTAYRTLESAGKQLLRAIALYLELPENYFDDKVKNGDSILRALHYFPLDPDTTPDGAVRAAPHGDINLITLLMGASADGLEVLRRDGKWIGITALPDQVVVNVGDMLDRLTNHKLKSTIHQVVNPPREKMNQSRYSIPFFMHPRSDMDLTSLESCIDTQNPKIYVDMTAGEFLNERLIELGLKK; this comes from the coding sequence ATGGTAGAAGAAGAGTTATATGATGAAATACCGTCATTGGATTTGGCGGATTTCACATCGGGTGATCCCGAGCTAAAAGCGAATTTTGTTCAGAATTTAGGCCGGGCATTTAATCAAATTGGTTTTGTGGCTATTCGTAACCACGGATTAACCAGCGAGTTAACAAAAAAGCTATATGACTCGGCGAAGGGTTTTTTCTCATCGCCTGATGCCTTGAAACAAAAATACGAGCACCCTGAATTAAGCGGCCAGCGGGGCTATATTGGTAAGGGAAAAGAAACCGCCAAAGGATTTAAAGTTGCTGATTTAAAAGAGTTTTATCACATTGGTCAACCGGAACCGGAAGGTGAAATGCCTGCCAATGTGTTGCCGGAGGAATTTCCGGCGTTTAGTCAATCGACCGTTACGGCCTACCGCACACTCGAAAGTGCAGGTAAGCAACTCCTGCGGGCCATTGCCCTATATCTCGAACTTCCCGAAAATTATTTTGACGATAAAGTAAAAAACGGAGATAGTATCCTTCGGGCATTACATTACTTCCCACTTGATCCTGATACAACGCCGGATGGTGCCGTAAGGGCAGCTCCACACGGAGACATTAACCTGATTACGCTGTTGATGGGCGCATCGGCCGATGGACTTGAAGTGCTTCGTCGCGATGGCAAGTGGATTGGTATTACGGCCCTGCCCGATCAGGTTGTCGTGAACGTTGGTGATATGCTCGACCGGTTGACGAATCACAAACTCAAGTCGACTATACATCAGGTGGTAAACCCCCCGCGCGAAAAAATGAATCAGTCTCGGTATTCGATTCCGTTCTTTATGCACCCTCGCTCGGATATGGATCTGACGAGTCTGGAAAGTTGTATTGATACGCAAAATCCGAAGATATACGTGGATATGACGGCTGGCGAATTTTTGAACGAACGGCTAATTGAGCTTGGTCTCAAAAAATAG
- a CDS encoding superoxide dismutase, whose amino-acid sequence MNRSEFLKLAFGASAGLVAFQSFGFGLSQAEGPFKLAPLPYDAGALEPHIDKMTMEIHHDKHHKAYVDNLNKAVAGTDMAKMDIEALVKSVSSTTPPAVRNNAGGHWNHTFFWNIMGPNAGGAPKGALADAINKKYTSFDNFKTEWGKAATGRFGSGWVWLIKNGNDVEIVSTPNQDNPLMALAEKKGTPVLGLDVWEHAYYLKYQNRRPEYVTAFWNVVDWTKVGKNFGA is encoded by the coding sequence ATGAATCGCTCCGAATTTTTGAAATTGGCCTTTGGTGCATCGGCCGGTTTGGTGGCTTTCCAATCATTCGGTTTTGGGCTTTCTCAAGCCGAAGGGCCCTTTAAGCTGGCCCCTTTACCCTACGATGCTGGTGCCCTGGAACCCCACATCGACAAAATGACGATGGAAATTCACCACGACAAACACCACAAAGCCTATGTTGATAATCTCAACAAAGCAGTTGCGGGCACCGACATGGCGAAAATGGACATCGAGGCCTTAGTGAAAAGCGTTAGCAGCACAACACCTCCGGCTGTTCGGAACAACGCAGGTGGCCATTGGAACCACACATTCTTCTGGAATATCATGGGACCAAATGCGGGTGGTGCACCAAAGGGCGCACTGGCCGACGCTATCAATAAAAAATATACGTCGTTCGATAACTTCAAAACCGAATGGGGTAAGGCCGCCACGGGTCGCTTTGGCTCAGGTTGGGTGTGGCTGATCAAAAATGGCAACGACGTCGAAATCGTCTCGACGCCTAATCAGGACAATCCATTAATGGCTCTTGCCGAGAAAAAAGGAACGCCTGTTCTGGGACTCGACGTGTGGGAACACGCTTATTATTTGAAATACCAAAACCGTCGGCCCGAGTATGTTACGGCATTCTGGAACGTGGTTGACTGGACTAAAGTCGGCAAAAATTTCGGAGCGTAA
- the recR gene encoding recombination mediator RecR, which translates to MEYPSKLIEDAVNEVSKLPGIGKKTALRLVLHLLKRDEEQTETLAQSLTAMRTRVKYCRKCHNLSDHDLCTICTSNKRDQSIICVVEDTRDVLAIENTAQFKGLYHVLGGIISPVEGIGPSDLQIDSLIARLRSPEIEQVREIILAISPTMEGDTTAFYLQKKLRPFNLKISTIARGIPIGGDLEYADEVTLGRSILSRIAYD; encoded by the coding sequence TTGGAATACCCATCCAAACTCATAGAAGACGCGGTGAATGAGGTGTCGAAACTGCCGGGAATCGGGAAGAAAACCGCTCTCCGGCTGGTGCTTCACCTGCTCAAACGTGATGAAGAACAAACCGAAACGCTGGCCCAGAGTTTGACGGCTATGCGGACAAGGGTTAAATATTGCCGCAAATGCCACAACCTGTCCGACCACGATTTGTGTACCATTTGCACGAGTAACAAGCGCGATCAGTCTATTATTTGCGTGGTGGAAGATACCCGTGATGTACTGGCTATCGAAAATACCGCTCAGTTCAAGGGTCTTTATCATGTGCTGGGAGGTATTATCTCGCCCGTAGAAGGCATCGGACCAAGCGACCTGCAAATTGATTCGCTCATTGCCCGGCTGCGAAGTCCGGAAATAGAACAAGTGCGCGAAATAATCCTGGCTATCAGCCCTACGATGGAAGGGGACACCACGGCCTTTTATCTCCAGAAAAAACTAAGGCCGTTTAATCTGAAAATTTCAACCATTGCAAGGGGTATACCCATCGGGGGCGATCTTGAATATGCCGATGAGGTAACACTCGGTCGAAGCATTTTGAGCCGAATCGCGTACGATTAA
- a CDS encoding ATP-dependent Clp protease adaptor ClpS, translating to MQPFEETVVDVLDEVVETDVHNLIVFNDEVNTFEHVIETLIDVCGHTAEQAEQCTLLIHYKGKCSVKNGSWEELVPMRNEICRRGISAEVLN from the coding sequence ATGCAACCTTTTGAAGAAACCGTTGTGGACGTGCTCGACGAAGTCGTTGAAACCGACGTTCATAACCTTATAGTCTTCAACGACGAAGTCAATACGTTCGAGCATGTGATCGAAACGTTGATTGACGTTTGCGGACATACGGCTGAACAGGCCGAGCAGTGTACACTGCTAATCCACTATAAAGGGAAATGTTCCGTCAAGAATGGATCATGGGAAGAACTTGTGCCCATGCGCAATGAAATCTGTCGGCGCGGCATCTCTGCCGAAGTCTTAAATTAA
- a CDS encoding sodium:solute symporter produces the protein MNTTLALVILIAYFGMLIAVSFYTARGADTNAFFTANRQSPWWLVAFGMIGTSLSGVTFISVPGAVGKIGFSYFQVVLGYIVGYFVIGSVLMPLYYRLNLISIYGYLEKRFGFWSYKTGAGFFLLARTVGSAVRLYVAAGVLQIALFTPLGVPFEVSVLITIALIWIYTFKGGVKTIIVTDTLQTVFLITAVVLTIVLISQELGYSFGDLVKTVKDNSMSQVFFWDANDPKNFFKQFISGAFIAIVMTGLDQDLMQKNLTCKNIGEAQKNMFWFTVTLVFVNFMFLSLGVLLYVFAKREGIEIPARTDDLYPMLALNHLGLWVGITFLLGITAATYASADSALTALTTSFCVDFMNVENRPETERSRIKHIVHIGFSLLFYVVILIFRQVNSKEVITAVFDIAGYTYGPLLGLYAFGMFNKRPVIDWVVPFICLASPILTYIINEHSAAWFGGYQFGFERLLLNGLFTYVGLWAVSKPVVKEEVVVA, from the coding sequence ATGAATACCACCCTCGCTTTAGTCATTCTGATCGCTTATTTCGGAATGCTGATTGCCGTTTCGTTCTACACCGCCCGAGGAGCCGATACTAATGCCTTTTTTACCGCTAACCGACAGTCACCCTGGTGGTTAGTCGCTTTTGGCATGATAGGCACCTCGCTGTCGGGTGTTACGTTTATTTCGGTACCGGGTGCCGTCGGCAAAATTGGCTTCTCCTATTTTCAGGTCGTGTTGGGCTACATCGTTGGCTATTTTGTGATCGGTTCTGTGTTAATGCCCCTATACTATCGCCTGAATCTGATCTCTATTTATGGCTATCTCGAAAAACGCTTCGGATTCTGGTCGTATAAAACAGGTGCCGGTTTTTTCCTCCTCGCCCGTACAGTTGGTTCTGCAGTACGGCTTTACGTGGCCGCCGGTGTGTTACAAATTGCCTTGTTTACACCATTGGGTGTGCCTTTCGAAGTCTCCGTACTGATTACCATCGCATTAATCTGGATCTACACGTTCAAGGGGGGCGTAAAAACCATTATCGTAACGGATACCCTACAAACCGTGTTTTTGATTACCGCAGTGGTACTCACCATCGTACTGATTTCGCAGGAACTAGGCTACTCGTTCGGCGATTTGGTTAAGACAGTGAAAGACAATTCCATGTCGCAGGTATTCTTCTGGGATGCCAACGACCCTAAGAACTTTTTTAAGCAGTTTATTTCGGGGGCGTTCATTGCCATTGTCATGACGGGTCTGGATCAGGATTTGATGCAGAAAAACCTGACCTGCAAAAACATTGGCGAAGCCCAGAAAAACATGTTCTGGTTTACAGTTACACTCGTGTTCGTCAACTTCATGTTCCTGTCGCTCGGCGTTCTTTTATACGTTTTTGCCAAACGCGAAGGCATCGAGATTCCGGCCCGTACCGACGATCTATACCCAATGCTCGCTTTAAATCACCTTGGTTTATGGGTGGGCATTACCTTCCTGCTGGGAATCACGGCCGCCACCTACGCCAGTGCCGACTCGGCGCTGACAGCTCTGACCACTTCGTTCTGCGTTGACTTTATGAATGTTGAAAACCGACCTGAAACCGAGCGGTCACGCATCAAGCATATTGTTCACATTGGCTTTTCCCTGCTGTTTTACGTCGTCATTCTGATCTTCCGTCAAGTCAACAGTAAAGAAGTCATTACGGCTGTTTTTGATATTGCTGGTTATACCTACGGCCCGTTACTGGGCCTCTACGCCTTTGGAATGTTCAACAAACGGCCGGTTATAGATTGGGTGGTGCCGTTTATTTGCCTTGCTTCGCCCATACTCACCTACATCATCAATGAGCATTCTGCGGCCTGGTTTGGCGGGTACCAGTTTGGCTTTGAACGTTTACTGCTCAACGGTTTATTTACTTATGTTGGCCTGTGGGCGGTATCAAAGCCTGTTGTGAAAGAAGAAGTGGTAGTGGCCTAG